Genomic DNA from Roseiconus lacunae:
GGAGCTTTTTCTAATCATTGGTTTGATGATTCTGGGGTGCGGCCTTGGTTTCATGCTTGCGGCGGTCGCGGCCTTTTCGTTTCTTCAAACGGTTTTGATGGTCGTCGCTTGTGGTCTCGCGGGGCTGGTCACAGGTTATGGCACACTGGCGATGGAGGGGCGTTGGCTGAGAAGAAATCGGAGCCGTTTGGCGGATTGTCATGCCGTAAAGCGAAACGCGTCCTCTAAAACAGCTCGTGTTCCCGCTTCAATTCACGTTCCTTTTAAGTCACGCTTGAACCGGTTTCTAAACCGTAGCGATTCGCATGCCGAGCATGAACGGTCTGATCCCAGGTCGGCGATGCCATTTTGGAGCCGATTTCGAATACATGCAGGTCAGCCACCGAAATCGGTCGCCGAGATACGCCGAATTCTCATGCTCATTCGACGGATCTTGCGGAAAACCGATGACCGGTGACTCGGCAAAGCCGTCGCGGCAAAAATTCCCGGGATAACGCCAGTGAACGATGACCTCGCGTCATACAAGGTTCGCTTCTCAATCGGATTGAGAGTTCTCTGGTAGCGAATCGGCTGTTATGGCGTTTTCTGGGATCCAACCGGATTTGTCTCTCTGCCGTTTAATTGCCCAGGCTTGCTGAGAAACTTTGATGCGTTGCTCCGATCGACCGTTCAGAGGCCAATTGGGATCGGGCCTGTGGGCTTTGGCGAAGATCGATTCTGCTTTGGAAACGATGCCAGGATGTTTCGCGGCGATATTACGGGATTCACCAGGATCGCGGTCGAGGTTATAGACTTCGATCGGTTTGTCAAATCCGTTTCGGACGGCTTTCCACGAACCAAATCGAGCCGCTTGAGAAGGCAGATTGCCTTCGTGCAGTTCCCAGTAGAAGTAGTCACGTTGAGGTGCGTCACCGCCTTTGAAAAAACTGACCAGGGAATGACCATCGGTTTCGTATCCTTGTGGAACGTTCGCGCCGGACAATTCAACAAACGTTGGCATTAGGTCCCAAAACGCCCAGGGTTGATCACTCACCCTACCTGCGGGGACGGCGCCTGGCCACCATGCGATCGCGGCTTGTCGTAGCGCACCTTCGTACATGCCACGCTTGAAACCACGAAGACCATTGCTCGCTTGGTCAAAACGTTTTCCGATTTCGGATTGGCTATTGAACGACGAACCATTGTCGCCGGAGAAAACGACCAGAGTGTTTTCTGCAATGCCGGTATCTCGAAGTGTTTGCAGAAGTTGACCGACATCGGAGTCTGTTCGCGTAACTTGGGCGGCATAGCTTTTTTGTTTTAGCGTCCAAGGTTTGTCAGCGTACTCACCCAAGTCATCGATTTCGTGTCGGCCATGTGGCAGGGTGATTGCGTAAAAGAGCATGAACGGTTCGTCCGCATGATCTTTGACCCATCGGATCATGGCGTCCTGGATCAACGTTTGGGCGTAGGTTTTTCCGATGGTGCGTCCGTCGTTACCGGGTAAGGCGAACGGTTGAGCGTCGTCGTACAGGTACGTTGGGAAGTACGAATGGGCGTGGCGTTGGCAGTTGTATCCGAAGAAGCGGTCCACACCTTGGCGAAAAGGATCACCGGTGGTTTCGAAAAAGCCCATTCCCCATTTCCCAAAAGTCGATGTCGCATAACCGGCTGACTTAGCGACTTCGGCGATCGTGACAACGTCGGTCGGGAGCGGTAGTTGGCCTTCCGGTGGAACTTCATAGTTGCCTCGAACGGGGCAGTGCCCGCTGTGCAACCCGGTGAAGAAGGAAGAGCGACTGGGAGCGCAGACCGTGGTGCCGCAGTAGGCTTGGGTGTAACGCGTGCCTTCGGCGGCCATCCGGTCCAGGTGCGGTGTCGCGATCAGTTGCTGTCCGTAGCACCCCAGGTCTCCCTGGGCCACGTCATCGCTGAGAATGAAGACAAAATTGGGGCGGTCGGCGAGCACACGCTGCGGAATGGTCAAGGGCACGAGGATCGCACTGCAAAGTGCGACGAGGAGAAAGAAAACCCGAAGGTGTGGTGTGGGGTAATGCATCGGCGTAGGTCTGGGTGGGGTGTGAGTCACCGCGTCTTGGAAAACAATGAGTCGCGGTGGACAGGCAGAGTATCTAAACTAGGGGCTCTTCTCATCCCTCGCAAATACTTCTCCCAAGGGTTTCCAATGATTCGATTGATCATGGCCATTCTGGCGATGTCGA
This window encodes:
- a CDS encoding arylsulfatase codes for the protein MHYPTPHLRVFFLLVALCSAILVPLTIPQRVLADRPNFVFILSDDVAQGDLGCYGQQLIATPHLDRMAAEGTRYTQAYCGTTVCAPSRSSFFTGLHSGHCPVRGNYEVPPEGQLPLPTDVVTIAEVAKSAGYATSTFGKWGMGFFETTGDPFRQGVDRFFGYNCQRHAHSYFPTYLYDDAQPFALPGNDGRTIGKTYAQTLIQDAMIRWVKDHADEPFMLFYAITLPHGRHEIDDLGEYADKPWTLKQKSYAAQVTRTDSDVGQLLQTLRDTGIAENTLVVFSGDNGSSFNSQSEIGKRFDQASNGLRGFKRGMYEGALRQAAIAWWPGAVPAGRVSDQPWAFWDLMPTFVELSGANVPQGYETDGHSLVSFFKGGDAPQRDYFYWELHEGNLPSQAARFGSWKAVRNGFDKPIEVYNLDRDPGESRNIAAKHPGIVSKAESIFAKAHRPDPNWPLNGRSEQRIKVSQQAWAIKRQRDKSGWIPENAITADSLPENSQSD